In the Sarcophilus harrisii chromosome 1, mSarHar1.11, whole genome shotgun sequence genome, one interval contains:
- the OGG1 gene encoding N-glycosylase/DNA lyase isoform X2, translating to MQHRTLTSAPGLWASIPCPRSELDLDLVLSSGQSFSWREQSPGHWTGVLDGRLWTLTQADGRLHYTVYGEPAGPGAPRTLRRFFQLHVRLADLYRRWASADPHFRDVAPRFPGVRLLRQEPVECLFSFICSSNNHLSRITGMVQRLRALLGPRLGQLDGVCYHGFPSVQALAQAEVEPRLRELGFGYRARFVRESARALLEERGGPGWLQQLRSAPYEEARQSLCALPGVGTKVADCVCLMALDKPQAVPVDVHVWQIARRDYGWQPASEGRRGLSQKASTELGDFFRSLWGPYAGWTQAVSVSFPGSPSLGVLPLPSGEGCLAPCLCPGALLCRPETDPQTADSPGKGKAPEAQKRDL from the exons ATGCAGCACCGCACGCTCACCTCGGCCCCGGGCCTTTGGGCCTCCATCCCCTGTCCGCGCTCCGAGCTGGACTTGGACCTGGTCCTGTCCTCGGGCCAGTCCTTCAG CTGGAGAGAGCAGAGCCCGGGGCACTGGACGGGCGTCCTGGACGGCCGGCTGTGGACGCTGACCCAGGCGGACGGACGGCTGCACTACACCGTGTACGGGGAGCCGGCCGGGCCCGGGGCCCCGCGCACCCTGCGCCGCTTCTTTCAGCTGCACGTCCGCCTGGCCGACCTGTACCGGCGCTGGGCCTCGGCGGACCCCCACTTCCGAGACGTGGCCCCGAGATTCCCGG GGGTCCGGCTGCTCCGACAGGAGCCCGTGGAGTGCCTCTTCTCCTTCATCTGCTCCTCCAACAACCACCTCTCCAGGATCACCGGGATGGTGCAGCGGCTGCGCGCGCTCCTGGGGCCGCGGCTGGGCCAGCTGGACGGCGTCTGCTACCACGGTTTCCCCAGCGTGCAGGCTCTAGCCC AAGCTGAGGTGGAGCCGCGGCTCCGCGAGCTGGGCTTTGGGTACCGCGCCCGCTTCGTGAGGGAGAGCGCCCGCGCCCTCCTGGAAGAGCGGGGCGGCCCCGGCTGGCTGCAGCAGCTCCGCTCGGCGCCCTACGAGGAGGCCCGGCAGAGCCTCTGCGCGCTGCCTGGGGTCGGGACCAAG GTGGCCGACTGCGTGTGTCTCATGGCGCTGGACAAGCCCCAAGCCGTGCCCGTGGACGTCCACGTCTGGCAGATCGCCCGCAGGGACTACGGCTGGCAGCCCGCTTCCGAGGGCCGCAGGGGCCTGAGCCAGAAGGCCAGCACGGAGCTGG GAGACTTCTTCCGCAGCCTGTGGGGGCCCTATGCCGGCTGGACTCAAGCGGTGAGTGTCTCGTTTCCGGGCAGCCCCAGCCTTGGTGTGCTCCCGCTCCCTTCCGGGGAAGGCTGTCTAGCCCCGTGTCTTTGCCCAGGTGCTCTTCTGTGCAGACCTGAGACAGACCCCCAAACCGCAGATTCTCCAGGAAAAGGCAAAGCCCCGGAAGCGCAAAAAAGGGACCTCTGA
- the OGG1 gene encoding N-glycosylase/DNA lyase isoform X1 codes for MQHRTLTSAPGLWASIPCPRSELDLDLVLSSGQSFSWREQSPGHWTGVLDGRLWTLTQADGRLHYTVYGEPAGPGAPRTLRRFFQLHVRLADLYRRWASADPHFRDVAPRFPGVRLLRQEPVECLFSFICSSNNHLSRITGMVQRLRALLGPRLGQLDGVCYHGFPSVQALAREPAPPRPRLREAEVEPRLRELGFGYRARFVRESARALLEERGGPGWLQQLRSAPYEEARQSLCALPGVGTKVADCVCLMALDKPQAVPVDVHVWQIARRDYGWQPASEGRRGLSQKASTELGDFFRSLWGPYAGWTQAVSVSFPGSPSLGVLPLPSGEGCLAPCLCPGALLCRPETDPQTADSPGKGKAPEAQKRDL; via the exons ATGCAGCACCGCACGCTCACCTCGGCCCCGGGCCTTTGGGCCTCCATCCCCTGTCCGCGCTCCGAGCTGGACTTGGACCTGGTCCTGTCCTCGGGCCAGTCCTTCAG CTGGAGAGAGCAGAGCCCGGGGCACTGGACGGGCGTCCTGGACGGCCGGCTGTGGACGCTGACCCAGGCGGACGGACGGCTGCACTACACCGTGTACGGGGAGCCGGCCGGGCCCGGGGCCCCGCGCACCCTGCGCCGCTTCTTTCAGCTGCACGTCCGCCTGGCCGACCTGTACCGGCGCTGGGCCTCGGCGGACCCCCACTTCCGAGACGTGGCCCCGAGATTCCCGG GGGTCCGGCTGCTCCGACAGGAGCCCGTGGAGTGCCTCTTCTCCTTCATCTGCTCCTCCAACAACCACCTCTCCAGGATCACCGGGATGGTGCAGCGGCTGCGCGCGCTCCTGGGGCCGCGGCTGGGCCAGCTGGACGGCGTCTGCTACCACGGTTTCCCCAGCGTGCAGGCTCTAGCCCGTGAGCCCGCCCCCCCACGCCCCCGCCTGCGGG AAGCTGAGGTGGAGCCGCGGCTCCGCGAGCTGGGCTTTGGGTACCGCGCCCGCTTCGTGAGGGAGAGCGCCCGCGCCCTCCTGGAAGAGCGGGGCGGCCCCGGCTGGCTGCAGCAGCTCCGCTCGGCGCCCTACGAGGAGGCCCGGCAGAGCCTCTGCGCGCTGCCTGGGGTCGGGACCAAG GTGGCCGACTGCGTGTGTCTCATGGCGCTGGACAAGCCCCAAGCCGTGCCCGTGGACGTCCACGTCTGGCAGATCGCCCGCAGGGACTACGGCTGGCAGCCCGCTTCCGAGGGCCGCAGGGGCCTGAGCCAGAAGGCCAGCACGGAGCTGG GAGACTTCTTCCGCAGCCTGTGGGGGCCCTATGCCGGCTGGACTCAAGCGGTGAGTGTCTCGTTTCCGGGCAGCCCCAGCCTTGGTGTGCTCCCGCTCCCTTCCGGGGAAGGCTGTCTAGCCCCGTGTCTTTGCCCAGGTGCTCTTCTGTGCAGACCTGAGACAGACCCCCAAACCGCAGATTCTCCAGGAAAAGGCAAAGCCCCGGAAGCGCAAAAAAGGGACCTCTGA
- the OGG1 gene encoding N-glycosylase/DNA lyase isoform X5 encodes MQHRTLTSAPGLWASIPCPRSELDLDLVLSSGQSFSWREQSPGHWTGVLDGRLWTLTQADGRLHYTVYGEPAGPGAPRTLRRFFQLHVRLADLYRRWASADPHFRDVAPRFPGVRLLRQEPVECLFSFICSSNNHLSRITGMVQRLRALLGPRLGQLDGVCYHGFPSVQALAREPAPPRPRLREAEVEPRLRELGFGYRARFVRESARALLEERGGPGWLQQLRSAPYEEARQSLCALPGVGTKVADCVCLMALDKPQAVPVDVHVWQIARRDYGWQPASEGRRGLSQKASTELGALLCRPETDPQTADSPGKGKAPEAQKRDL; translated from the exons ATGCAGCACCGCACGCTCACCTCGGCCCCGGGCCTTTGGGCCTCCATCCCCTGTCCGCGCTCCGAGCTGGACTTGGACCTGGTCCTGTCCTCGGGCCAGTCCTTCAG CTGGAGAGAGCAGAGCCCGGGGCACTGGACGGGCGTCCTGGACGGCCGGCTGTGGACGCTGACCCAGGCGGACGGACGGCTGCACTACACCGTGTACGGGGAGCCGGCCGGGCCCGGGGCCCCGCGCACCCTGCGCCGCTTCTTTCAGCTGCACGTCCGCCTGGCCGACCTGTACCGGCGCTGGGCCTCGGCGGACCCCCACTTCCGAGACGTGGCCCCGAGATTCCCGG GGGTCCGGCTGCTCCGACAGGAGCCCGTGGAGTGCCTCTTCTCCTTCATCTGCTCCTCCAACAACCACCTCTCCAGGATCACCGGGATGGTGCAGCGGCTGCGCGCGCTCCTGGGGCCGCGGCTGGGCCAGCTGGACGGCGTCTGCTACCACGGTTTCCCCAGCGTGCAGGCTCTAGCCCGTGAGCCCGCCCCCCCACGCCCCCGCCTGCGGG AAGCTGAGGTGGAGCCGCGGCTCCGCGAGCTGGGCTTTGGGTACCGCGCCCGCTTCGTGAGGGAGAGCGCCCGCGCCCTCCTGGAAGAGCGGGGCGGCCCCGGCTGGCTGCAGCAGCTCCGCTCGGCGCCCTACGAGGAGGCCCGGCAGAGCCTCTGCGCGCTGCCTGGGGTCGGGACCAAG GTGGCCGACTGCGTGTGTCTCATGGCGCTGGACAAGCCCCAAGCCGTGCCCGTGGACGTCCACGTCTGGCAGATCGCCCGCAGGGACTACGGCTGGCAGCCCGCTTCCGAGGGCCGCAGGGGCCTGAGCCAGAAGGCCAGCACGGAGCTGG GTGCTCTTCTGTGCAGACCTGAGACAGACCCCCAAACCGCAGATTCTCCAGGAAAAGGCAAAGCCCCGGAAGCGCAAAAAAGGGACCTCTGA
- the OGG1 gene encoding N-glycosylase/DNA lyase isoform X3, with product MQHRTLTSAPGLWASIPCPRSELDLDLVLSSGQSFSWREQSPGHWTGVLDGRLWTLTQADGRLHYTVYGEPAGPGAPRTLRRFFQLHVRLADLYRRWASADPHFRDVAPRFPGVRLLRQEPVECLFSFICSSNNHLSRITGMVQRLRALLGPRLGQLDGVCYHGFPSVQALAREPAPPRPRLREAEVEPRLRELGFGYRARFVRESARALLEERGGPGWLQQLRSAPYEEARQSLCALPGVGTKVADCVCLMALDKPQAVPVDVHVWQIARRDYGWQPASEGRRGLSQKASTELGDFFRSLWGPYAGWTQAVLFCADLRQTPKPQILQEKAKPRKRKKGTSESPASGQEAAGKPA from the exons ATGCAGCACCGCACGCTCACCTCGGCCCCGGGCCTTTGGGCCTCCATCCCCTGTCCGCGCTCCGAGCTGGACTTGGACCTGGTCCTGTCCTCGGGCCAGTCCTTCAG CTGGAGAGAGCAGAGCCCGGGGCACTGGACGGGCGTCCTGGACGGCCGGCTGTGGACGCTGACCCAGGCGGACGGACGGCTGCACTACACCGTGTACGGGGAGCCGGCCGGGCCCGGGGCCCCGCGCACCCTGCGCCGCTTCTTTCAGCTGCACGTCCGCCTGGCCGACCTGTACCGGCGCTGGGCCTCGGCGGACCCCCACTTCCGAGACGTGGCCCCGAGATTCCCGG GGGTCCGGCTGCTCCGACAGGAGCCCGTGGAGTGCCTCTTCTCCTTCATCTGCTCCTCCAACAACCACCTCTCCAGGATCACCGGGATGGTGCAGCGGCTGCGCGCGCTCCTGGGGCCGCGGCTGGGCCAGCTGGACGGCGTCTGCTACCACGGTTTCCCCAGCGTGCAGGCTCTAGCCCGTGAGCCCGCCCCCCCACGCCCCCGCCTGCGGG AAGCTGAGGTGGAGCCGCGGCTCCGCGAGCTGGGCTTTGGGTACCGCGCCCGCTTCGTGAGGGAGAGCGCCCGCGCCCTCCTGGAAGAGCGGGGCGGCCCCGGCTGGCTGCAGCAGCTCCGCTCGGCGCCCTACGAGGAGGCCCGGCAGAGCCTCTGCGCGCTGCCTGGGGTCGGGACCAAG GTGGCCGACTGCGTGTGTCTCATGGCGCTGGACAAGCCCCAAGCCGTGCCCGTGGACGTCCACGTCTGGCAGATCGCCCGCAGGGACTACGGCTGGCAGCCCGCTTCCGAGGGCCGCAGGGGCCTGAGCCAGAAGGCCAGCACGGAGCTGG GAGACTTCTTCCGCAGCCTGTGGGGGCCCTATGCCGGCTGGACTCAAGCG GTGCTCTTCTGTGCAGACCTGAGACAGACCCCCAAACCGCAGATTCTCCAGGAAAAGGCAAAGCCCCGGAAGCGCAAAAAAGGGACCTCTGAGAGCCCGGCGTCAGGGCAGGAGGCTGCTGGAAAACCAGCGTGA
- the OGG1 gene encoding N-glycosylase/DNA lyase isoform X4, whose translation MQHRTLTSAPGLWASIPCPRSELDLDLVLSSGQSFSWREQSPGHWTGVLDGRLWTLTQADGRLHYTVYGEPAGPGAPRTLRRFFQLHVRLADLYRRWASADPHFRDVAPRFPGVRLLRQEPVECLFSFICSSNNHLSRITGMVQRLRALLGPRLGQLDGVCYHGFPSVQALAQAEVEPRLRELGFGYRARFVRESARALLEERGGPGWLQQLRSAPYEEARQSLCALPGVGTKVADCVCLMALDKPQAVPVDVHVWQIARRDYGWQPASEGRRGLSQKASTELGDFFRSLWGPYAGWTQAVLFCADLRQTPKPQILQEKAKPRKRKKGTSESPASGQEAAGKPA comes from the exons ATGCAGCACCGCACGCTCACCTCGGCCCCGGGCCTTTGGGCCTCCATCCCCTGTCCGCGCTCCGAGCTGGACTTGGACCTGGTCCTGTCCTCGGGCCAGTCCTTCAG CTGGAGAGAGCAGAGCCCGGGGCACTGGACGGGCGTCCTGGACGGCCGGCTGTGGACGCTGACCCAGGCGGACGGACGGCTGCACTACACCGTGTACGGGGAGCCGGCCGGGCCCGGGGCCCCGCGCACCCTGCGCCGCTTCTTTCAGCTGCACGTCCGCCTGGCCGACCTGTACCGGCGCTGGGCCTCGGCGGACCCCCACTTCCGAGACGTGGCCCCGAGATTCCCGG GGGTCCGGCTGCTCCGACAGGAGCCCGTGGAGTGCCTCTTCTCCTTCATCTGCTCCTCCAACAACCACCTCTCCAGGATCACCGGGATGGTGCAGCGGCTGCGCGCGCTCCTGGGGCCGCGGCTGGGCCAGCTGGACGGCGTCTGCTACCACGGTTTCCCCAGCGTGCAGGCTCTAGCCC AAGCTGAGGTGGAGCCGCGGCTCCGCGAGCTGGGCTTTGGGTACCGCGCCCGCTTCGTGAGGGAGAGCGCCCGCGCCCTCCTGGAAGAGCGGGGCGGCCCCGGCTGGCTGCAGCAGCTCCGCTCGGCGCCCTACGAGGAGGCCCGGCAGAGCCTCTGCGCGCTGCCTGGGGTCGGGACCAAG GTGGCCGACTGCGTGTGTCTCATGGCGCTGGACAAGCCCCAAGCCGTGCCCGTGGACGTCCACGTCTGGCAGATCGCCCGCAGGGACTACGGCTGGCAGCCCGCTTCCGAGGGCCGCAGGGGCCTGAGCCAGAAGGCCAGCACGGAGCTGG GAGACTTCTTCCGCAGCCTGTGGGGGCCCTATGCCGGCTGGACTCAAGCG GTGCTCTTCTGTGCAGACCTGAGACAGACCCCCAAACCGCAGATTCTCCAGGAAAAGGCAAAGCCCCGGAAGCGCAAAAAAGGGACCTCTGAGAGCCCGGCGTCAGGGCAGGAGGCTGCTGGAAAACCAGCGTGA